DNA sequence from the Glycine soja cultivar W05 chromosome 18, ASM419377v2, whole genome shotgun sequence genome:
GACAAGTAACTGACCATGTATGGACACTGCTGCTGTGAACTTTTACAATTCGAACCCTTATCACACAACTGATGACTGCAAGATAGATGCTTACTGGATAAGGACCGAGACGGACTATACTCATTCAGATCTCTATCCTGCATAATAGATGCCCCATATGTGAAGGAGCACCTGCCAATCAATTACTGGAAATAAGTGCTAAACCTGTTATAGATTCTAAACCTCATTGAACCATTACACTCAGAAAGGAACCATGTTTTGTGTTAGTGTCACATTAAACTCGAATTGAAACCTTATCCAATCAAGGATTTGCAATTCGCATGATTAACTATTTGTTAAACAATCAATAAAACAAGCTAATATAATccgatattttattatttttattacatttaagATATTGAGACTACAAGTTACATAGTAGAGTAAACCAACATTTTAGTTCCTGAAAGTATAAAGCCTAGTCACATAAACATTAGTCCCCAAAACTAAGAAACTTCAAAAAAGTCCCTGAAGCTGCAATCCGCCAATCGCATTAAtccaaagttataaaaaaatatgtgacttaatgataatattatcaTATGTTTAAGAGACCAAAATCTCAAGATGAAACAACTAGAAACTCCCTggactaattttaaattttccttAGTTTGAAGAACTAATGTGACACCTCGTTATGCTTAATCATAGTTTACTCTACATAGTAagagaaatcaaagaaaaaaatagattagGTATGATATTCATACCAGATTGGAATAGTAACTCGATGACAATGGAGCACACTGTACGCAATCACACGGAATCCAAAGGAGATCACTCCCTGCGTCCAACGCCACGAGAAACGAAGTGCTCGGTGTTCCTATATCAATCCACGTGTAATGCAACCTAATCACCAGAGACGCATTATCAGATTCAAACCGAAGAAAAGGGAGCAATTagggattattattattattattattattattaccagCCGAAGTCGTTGCCGAGCGACATCGTTTTGCTACCGTGAGAAGGAAACAGTAGCTGGTAGCGTGCGCCTCCGACTTTGATCTTGCGCCGGAGAATGTCGCCGGTGAGAAGCATCCGGTAGTAGCCCATGCTCCACCGGTCCGGCCAGTATCCGGTCGGAGGCCGAACCGGTTTCATTTCGTCGGCGAAGCGGTGAACGAGGCGGGCGGAAAACGTGATCGGAACCGGCATTGCGCGAGCCGTTACCAAAAGCAACAAAAGCAGCAACCGCCACCGCATCGAGATCGAGATCTGGCACTTGCACTTATTCTGATGCCTCGTTTTAACTGATTTAAGTAACGATTAGTGTTAATTAGTGAGGTGAGGGTGCGCAGTGTGCATCATCATCGCCATGGATCGTATCGTTTCGTCcctgtgtggctgtgtgtgagtgagagtgagagtgagagtgagggtggataaaacaaacaaacaaaactaGCGCATTTTGTTGCGGGTGGAATTAGACTGTTACTAAGTGCTTAATTAATGGGGAAAGGAAAGTGGTATGATTAGTGTTTGTAACAGTAAGTGATTATTGTAAATGATGATTAGGAGGAATAAGGGTGCAACACTGCAGCGACGAAGCGAAACGTCACGCGCGGTGGCCCCACCATGTCTTTACGTGCTTGAGAATGAAACGGCCTTTTATTGCCGATGTCGATTTGTCTTTGCCACTGTGGGCCCCcccacatttattattattcctttccttttacgaaataaaaaataaaaaatcaaacaaacaaggcAAAAGGTTTCTTAAGTATTTAGtttcattatataaataaaataaatgcctAGATCTAGTAAATAATCACATTATGTGGTGTGGGTCAGGAATAAAGCTTCACACACGAAAAAAGAAATCTTGCAAGTAAACAGCTGAAcacattaattgtttttaaagaaatcTAAAGTTATTGAAGAAAACAACTGAGACATGATAATTTGACTAATTAATACTTTTAGTGAAGGAGAcgtattttaaaagataaagtataattataataataattaataaaataaataacgaTTAATATTTAGTAATTTCATTCTATGTAATATTAGTATGATCTCAACTCAACTGATAATTTTCAAGATAATAGTTATAATTGCACTCTGTGGAATCTTAAGTTCTTtctccaaagaaaaaaaaaaacattttttcttcccCTTGTCGTGTTCTCTTATTCTGCCATCTCCAATTCTGTTCACAATCGTAGGTTGTGCCGCCAATGATGTTTAATGATAAAGATCAAATACGTTTGCAATGAATCGGGATGACAAGACTGAGACAACCAATAGGTGAAGCTAACCAATGCACAAGTGCTCCAATCAATAAAACAGGCCcaaaaaggtggggtggtccaAAATGTGAAGGTAAGTTTAAGTAGGGTGTTCACGCCTTGGATTGCGTCTGTGTAAATCCGTCAcccaatccaaacaaaaaatattggatggatttgtgtgtttttctttttaaatcgaCCTAATCTGATCATGAATGAATTTGATCGAGATggatttgttattaaaaaaagttcaaaaataattttcttaaattttttaaaatattttttagaatttacaATACAATTACTTGTAATATagttgcataaaaaaaattaaccaccAATTTCAATGCACATATTAACTGCAtcataaaatcaaattgaaaacaagTAACCAACaaacatttaatttataaagCAAATAATACTAAATCAAATTTCAACCATAAAGCAGATAACAAATTGTCTTGAAAACTTAGTAATCTTATAAAGTACACACTAGtacaaaataaacttaaaatcatcccaaaaaatatataatactacAATAGAAACACTGCAATATAGTGATAATGTCAGACAATTGCTCAACCAGCCAACCTCACACATAGAAACACGGTAAGCAAAagatcaaaatcaattattatactaataataaatttaaattatgctatgcagaaaaaagaaatatgccAAAAAAGAAATCATATCATAAactaagttaaaaatattaccTTAAGAACTAATAGTCCTAACTCCCAATACTAATACTCCTAAGAATAGTCCAAGTAGTAATCCTAACACTAACATTATTTAAAGTCAAACCATAcaactttaaaaaatgttttaaaaagttcatcataacataatatcaatttatattcatattgtaaacaaacggaaaaaaaaaaagaaactattaTTGAATACCTAGTTCCATCTTTTTTGTTTCATCTAATTCAACTCGTAAATCACCGACATTTTGCTTATTAGTTTTGAGTCAATTTTGGGTacaaatcaaagcttcaacagtAATgggacttaaagaactacaaaAATGGATCAAGCACTCAACCTTTTGTACTAAATGCAGACTCAAATGACACAATAGACATAAGAATGACCAATATATCTCTAGCCATGAAAGAAATAACATGATATTTGGATGCTTTCATTTTCCACCATGCCAAAATGTCAAATCCAAGACCGTCATCTTCATTGTCATCCTTTAAATACATATCCAACTCACTCCTTTGCTATTCAccacattttttattcattttcaatCTAAATTGGTCGTCCCAATCCTCATCCTCATCAACATCGTTGGCATTACCTTGTGAAGCATGGTATGAAGCCAAAGTACTAGAATTACTACTATCAATGGAAATAGGATGTTCTGAAGCATATTcaacaaacatttttcttataagaTCATCCAATTTTTTCAGCATCTCTTTGGTTTGGTCAACACCATGCATTTTCTTAAAACAAAACTcaatataatcaaatttataaCACAGATCAAGAAAAGCAGTCACAAATAAAAGATAGCTAATCTGATCACTCTCTCAATACTTGTTAAACTTGAGTTGCATATTAGTTGTCTCTTTTGTATCACCGGATCATCCTCATGCCTCCATCTATTTAGGCATTTCTGAATAGTAACCAACTTCTTAAAGAAATTCTTAGCTGTAACATGTAGTGacccagaaaaaaaaattgcatcatAGAAAACTTTCAAAAAACTCACAAACACACGAGCATGTTTCTAATCCATCTCTTTAGGACATCCTCCTTCACTATTTAGAAGAGTGAGCACATATGCAGCCTCAACATACTCATAACGATTGAAAGCTTGTTCAAATTTTCAGCAACATCTAACATCAAATAAGTGGAGTGacccagaaaaaaaaattgcatcatAGAAAACTTTCAAAAAACTCACAAACACACGAGCACGTTTCTAATCCATCTCTTTAGGACATCCTCCTTCACTATTTAGAAGAGTGAGCACATATGCAGCCTCAACATACTCATAACGATTGAAAGCTTGTTCAAATTTTCAGCAACATCTAACATCAAATAAGTGGAGTTCCATCTGGTTGGCACATTAAGTGTTAGCATTGCCTTTGAATTTACACTAACGTCCTCCGCACACCTCTTTAAAGTAGTCAACCTACTTGGAGAAAACCTCACAAACTTACATGCAacctttattttactaattgaAGAGTCAATTTCCTTAAACCCATCACAtacaatcaaattcaaaatgtgtgttgttaactcattggcaagtggactaaattgtcacaagtaataaaataaaataaaagtctgAGTATCAAGTCCACAGGAGCTTTATTTGTACTTAAATTAATGTAAACCCAAATTTTCaaacaagagataaagaattgagaGTGAAAAGTTAAAGGGCTAGTAAAAGGCaagaagataagaaaataaacaataatttgaatgcaaaacatgacttcaaaatgcaATTGTGTTGAAACTTAGCATGCCAAAACTACTTGTGCTacaatgttaatattttttctctatctaataTTATCCCCGTGTTTACTCGCATTTACTATGATATTCTATCTTTGGAACCCCGCAtcaagagcctaatttatctattttttctcccaaattcctttgcaaagataaaatagtaaatcatatTAAGATTAAAGATGTATGAAATAAGCTAAACAAACATCATTCTATTCCTAGACATGATTTCATTTAGATGTTCTTTCCCAATTCTCTAGGAAACAACCATTTTCAAATGCATTATCTCCTAAACAATACATGAGCATGGGTGATTAAACcacaatcaataataataaagcaCATAAAAGAACAATAGAACTGAAATtgcattaaataaatagtaaggAAGAGTTACATTACAAGAGTTTGGTCTATCAGGCTCTCAACAATGAGGGGTTTAGCCTCTACcatgagagactttacacttTAAGGGTTGATGGaggtaaaagaagaaaagggatgaataaagaaagagaaggagAGAATGGTTATAGAAGGAGGGTTTCCCCTATTAGAGATGTTCAGGCTTTGGGTGTATTCAAGAGAGAGTTCTAAGTTTCGGTGTGTCTTTCTCCTTTTGCTTAAGGTAGCTTAAAATTCACACGATCTCACGCTAAGAGCGCCCTTCTGGGCTTAGCAGGTATGGCGGTGATCACGCACTAAGTGCGACGGCATCTGGGCTTAGCGAGTATGGTAGCAAGCACGCACTTAGCGCGAGATTCACACTAAACGCGCCTTTGGGCTTCTTCATGAATCTTCTTCACGCTAAGCTTGATCTGACTACTAAGTGAGACGACGCGCTAAGCCTTTCTTGTATGCTAAACAAGCTGTCTccatcttcaattttttttcaagactttttcttcacgtttttgcatcaattttttcTCCGGCACTTGTAATTTCCTTCTTTTGAATCTTGCTGATCAAGAatcaaaatgatattaaaatccTCATTATTTCATTGAAAACAACAGTAAAGTAGAGGAATTCTTagtcaaaattgactatcaattaaACCCAAATTTCCCAGTTATCATGTGCTGAACGCTGCATATGTATAAACTCTTCATTCAACAAAGTATGATCATTTCAAACACTAAGACCTCTACTTAAATATGAAATGGCTACACTGTTAGCACTTGCATTATCAACTGTTATACAACAAATTTTTTGAATCCCTCATTCTTTCAGGCAATTCTCTAGGGCTATCCAAGTGGTTTCACCTTTGTGGTCACcaatcaaacaaaattttagtattttcttaTGCAACCTAAATACTTCATCAATGTAATAAGTTGTCACACACATGTAATTCACATTTTGGATTAATGTCCATGTATCAATTGTAAGTGAAACCATTGTTTATTTGCAAACAATATGCATTCCAACTGCTTTTCATTATTAAACACTTGAATGCAATATCTAGCAATAGTCACATGagaagaaatattaaaataaggtTGAGCCACTTCCATAAACTTCCTAAACCTTTCATATTcaacaaatttaaaagaaagttCATTTGTAATGATCATCTTTGCAAGTTCTATAATAGTTCTCTCTTGATTGAAATCAACAAATTTCACACTAAGAGCATTAGGGTCACCCTCACATTTCTTTCCaacaataattgtttttttatttctcatcaaCCTGCCTAAAGGGTTTTTCATACATGAAGCTAAATGTTTGTTCAAGTTTTTGGTTCCATATTTAGAACTATTAGCCTTATAGCATTTTTTACAATACTTGCAAAAGGCATCATTATTTACCCTATCAAAATGATTCCACACTTCAGAAGGGGATCAAATAGAGCTTGCGACCCTTGTTGTGTGGGAACCTCCAGcacttgttttgttttgattgtGATGGAGCACCAGCTGCTACAGGTTCAGTAGGGGACATTGAGAGGGAGTAAACGGTGGCAAAGGACTTAAGACATTGACACTTCCAATAAAACTTCTATTTTCCATTtgtcaaatttaataatttaacaaccGTCAACTACAAGTCTACAACGtgtatcatataaaaaataatgaataataatataaatacaactatatattttttcttaagtgAATAACATCTACAAATTACACTCAAATGAGTCACTTAAGCATAATTATTAATACaactatatattttcttatgtgGCAAGAACATTATACTTTGTTTAGAGTTGTACAAATACTTACTTAGTAGTAGACAAGTGACTAGGAATTTTATTACCAAGAACTTATTCCACAAATCCAAATTCCAAATTCATGTTCTAACCTCtaacaactatatatatattccttgtCATTTGATGAGTATGCTTTGATTTCCTATGGAATCTCATCTTTGTCTCTAATTTGTATTCATTGAAACTCTTGAATTAGAAAAGCCACATGTACCTAGTATCATTTGATCATAATTCATATCCTTATGTGATCCAAATTTTCTTTGctaataatgttatttaaaacATGTACTATCTCTTTATTTCTACATCAACCAAGAATGTATTTCTTGATATTCATACCAGATTTTTGTCACACTGTTCCCCACAGTGATAGTtcctaaatataattttttatgagtcGAAGACAAATAAAAAACCACATTTATAACAAGCAATACAAACAAAGCAGTCACAATATAgcaatctatcatatgctgtAAGAGAATATCAGGAAGGTAATCATAAAATGAGATAAAGGCtgaataatttgtaaaatatctCCACCTAGAGAGTATAAGTACAGATTTTAATAACCAcatcaaaagaataaaaaaaaaattatgtttcagACACATTCACCACAGTGatggtttcttaaaaaaaatcatctatcGATTCATATGTACCAATTATTAATACAATAATGCAGTTAAATATGCAGTAAGCATTTTGTCTACCAGTGCCATGTAGACGTAGGAGAGTGACAGAGAGGTTGCGGCAGCATCGCCGGCGTAGCGCAGTCGCGCAGAGAGATTGAGAGAGGATGGAGATGCGAAGCGCCAAAGAGAAAGGCGGAGCAGAGACCTGAGAAAGGACGCAGTCACGCAGTCGCACAACCGCGAGGGAGGAAGAGGCGGAGCGAGCGCAACGGCGCGGAGGGACGGAGATGCGAAGCATCAGAGAGCGAGGTGGAGCGGAGACCTTAGCGCTGCGACGACGGTGAACAAAGAGGCCGAGTGCAGTGGCGCGGAAGGAGGGCCGGACCGTCGGAGGGAGACGCGGAGTCGGAGTAGTCGAGTAGACATAGTGGGGGGCGATATCGCGATAGGATTTATCCTCTGGgaggaataattaattaattggtaatatattattttttttataatattaatttattatataaaggtTTCATCGGACTCGGTATTATGTAACCCGTCCCGAATATGATTAGGTTTTATAAGGTTGGATTAGGtttgattcaataaaaaaaacttatccaaATTAATTGGGTTAGATTGGATCATTGGATTATTTGTACATAAGTTTAAGAACATAATCGATGGAATTTGACAATTCATGAAGGGTATTTAGGCAATGTTTGTCtaggttttctttcttttttttattttgtaaaaaaaacattttgcttaatattttttccttaatgattagtaatataaaatataaaaaaatgttagcaacACACTCTTTTTAACACATATTTTTCCAttggttaaaaattattaaaaactacaaaaattagaagaaaaaattattaaataagaaatgagactcacaaaaatttataaattttaataaattttaactaataatagtgTTATTAACATTTCTGGATATAGAGATTAATGAGGGGTTTTCTAatcttttctttattaaaaaaatatgatgtaaAGGTCTAAATTTATAGTCCTCATGTAAATCACGTGTGTGTATTTGGAAAATATTCAAGTATCTATTAGAGCTATCTATATAATACGGTGGAGTGGAGTTGAGTCATATAGCCTCTCACCTACAATGACTAGGACTCTCGCAAATATTGGTGCGCAAACTCCTTGCTTCTGTATTTTTAGAGAACGAGAG
Encoded proteins:
- the LOC114395441 gene encoding uncharacterized protein LOC114395441 translates to MLRISVPPRRCARSASSSLAVVRLRDCVLSQVSAPPFSLALRISILSQSLCATALRRRCCRNLSVTLLRLHGTARFKRRKLQVPEKKLMQKREEKVLKKN